The SAR202 cluster bacterium region CGAAGGCGCGGAGGGTTTTGCCGACGCGGTTGAAGAACCATGTTGGGTGCGTGCCCTCGGCGAGCTGCACCTTGCGGTACGTGCCGCAGATATCGCCGGAGGGGGCGATGAAGACGGCGGTGTTGAAGACATCCTTGCCATCGAGCTCCGCGAAGCCGAAGCACAGGCAGGTCTTGAGCGACTTCGCCAGCTTGCGGAAGCGCCGGATGTACGGGCCGTCCACGGGCTCGGCGACATCGTACATGCGCTGTGCGAGGGACACGTCCTCGATTATCGGCGTGACGACGTAGCCTTCCAGGACGCCCTCGGTGGTCACTATCAGGTCCGGTTTTTCGCGCGCGGCGCGGGAGAAGAACTCCTCCATCCTGTCGGCGTTGCCGGCCTTGTCCCACTTAACCGGCTTCAGGGAGATCGCCGCTGCCTTTACGGACCTGTACATGTCGCGCTCCTTCTTACCTTGGCGGGTTGTTGGGCCTCTCCCGGCGCGCTTTCATCTCGCCGCGGTTCTGGAGGTACTGGATGATGTGGCCGCGCGTGAGCATGCCGACGAGGCGGTCGCCGGCGGTCACAGGGAGGGCACGGACGCCACGGCGCACCATGTGGTCCTGGACCACCTGTGAGATCGTCGTCTCGGGCTCGACGGTGCTTGGGCGCTGGTCCATAACGTCGAACACGCGCACTTTTTTGAGGGCCTCCTCGAAGGCCATGTCCTTGCGGGTTGCGGTTGCGCCGCTCTGGAGGAACCGGCCGCCCATCATGAGCCACAGCCCCTGGAGGAGGTAGCCGCGAAGGGCAACGTAGATGCCGGCGGCGATAAGGATGAGGCCGATGGCCTGGCCGCACACGGTGGCGATGTTTGTGGCGGTGACGAGCTTGCCGGTGCCGGCCCAGATGAGCGAGCGGAGCACGCGGCCGCCGTCCAGCGGGAAGGCTGGGATGAGGTTGAAGACGCCGATGGCGGCGTTTGCGATGCCGAGGTAGCGCAAAACGGCGTGGAGCTCGGAGTTGTGGTTGGGGACCGCGAGCATGCCGAGGAGGCAGGCCCCGGAGATTATGAAGCTGGTGAGGGGGCCTGCGCCGGCGATGGTGAGCTCGTCGATCGCTCTGCCCGCCTCTGCCTTGAGGTAGCTGACGCCGCCGAGGATGAAGAGGGTGATGCCGTGGACTGGGAAGCCGCGCATCTTGGCGACAAGGGAGTGGGCGAGCTCGTGGACGAGGACGCAGACGAACAGGAGCAGGGAGCACGCGAGGGCGATGCCCCAGTACATCCCCGGCTCCCAACCGGGGTACTGGTCCGGCAGGAAGC contains the following coding sequences:
- a CDS encoding CBS domain-containing protein, translated to MKASIRLGRIFGITIGIHYSWFIVLALLTWSLAQGFLPDQYPGWEPGMYWGIALACSLLLFVCVLVHELAHSLVAKMRGFPVHGITLFILGGVSYLKAEAGRAIDELTIAGAGPLTSFIISGACLLGMLAVPNHNSELHAVLRYLGIANAAIGVFNLIPAFPLDGGRVLRSLIWAGTGKLVTATNIATVCGQAIGLILIAAGIYVALRGYLLQGLWLMMGGRFLQSGATATRKDMAFEEALKKVRVFDVMDQRPSTVEPETTISQVVQDHMVRRGVRALPVTAGDRLVGMLTRGHIIQYLQNRGEMKARRERPNNPPR